Part of the Pseudomonadota bacterium genome is shown below.
TTGCGGGGCTGCCGGATCGCTGATCCACAGGCCGTGGGAGGCGCCGGTCGCTGTTCTGGAAAAGGCGGCTATTGTGCCGGACAGGATATATCCCGACCCGGTCGTTGACCTGAAAGAGGGAAGAGACCGGGCCATGGCGGCTTTCAGGAGATCAGGCGTATAAAAAAGACCCCGGTTTCCCGGGGTCTTTCTTTTCTTCCAGGCAGGCAGGAAGGGTCAGAAAATACCACCGCCTCCTCCACCTAAACCACCCAGAACACCACCTACAACACCGCCAGGACCGGCGTCAACGCCCACATCAACGTCCGCCAGCACCGACCGGTCTACCCGCCCATCCGGACGTCAACCTGGGCCATCGCCGGAAGCGAGGTGAGGGCAGATACAGCAAGCGCAGGGATCAGAAAACGCAGACGCATATCAATCTCCAGTATGTGTTGTTGTTTTTTCATACAAGATATAGGATCTATAGAACTGCCTCTGATAGCCATCAAGTGCCTTTTTTCATTTTAAACTGAATGTTCTGTGGCAAAAAAGAACAGGGCGAACCAAGGCAGAAAGCCGTAGAAAATCAGGGCTGGAGAGAGCCTTTTCGCCTGTGCTCGCCGTACTGATACGCCATCAGGCTGGCGATGACGATGGCCATGCCGGTGTACTGGAGGGGCGACAGGTACTCGCCGATCAGCAGGACGGCGAACAGGGCGGTGAACATGGGCTCCATCTTGAGCAGCAGGCTGTAGTTGAACGCTCCCAGCAGGGCGATGCTGTAGAACATGCCGATGGTGCCCAGAACCAGGGACAGGGACCCGGCCGCCAGCCACAGCCAGCCTTCGGTGGATGCGGGGTACGCCGGGGCCTTGAAAAACATCAGCAGCAGCACGAACAGTGCAGCGAAGATAAACGCCTCGGCTCCCACCACAGCCGGGTCACGGCTTTTCGTCAGGCGACCATAGATATACAGGCGGCTCCCCATGGCGATGGCCGCCAGGAAAGACAGGGCGACTCCGGTCAGGTTCAGGCGCTGGTCCACATGCCACACATCCAGCACCAGGCTGAGGCCGCCCAGCGCGGCAAAGGTGGTGAGCAACGCCAGCGCATCCAGCCGCACTTCCCCGCGCCACGCCATGAAGAACAGCAGCATCAGGGTGTGGGTGAACATGATGATGATCACCAGCGGGCCGGGCAGGAAGATCAGTGCCACAAAAACGCTGCTGAGGGAGATGGCCTGGAAAAAGCCGCCGGACATGGCGGTTCTGGTATCCGTGCGGCTTCTGAACAGGGGCTTTTGCAGGCCCAGACACAGCATGCACAGCCCCAGCGCGCGAGCTGCTGTGGTCACCACAATCACCAGAATCGCATTGCCGCCGTCTGCATAGACTGCACGGGCTGTGGAGGGGCTCACGCCGAATACCACCGCCGACAGAAAAGCCAGCAGGATTCCCAGAAGTTTTTTACGGGCGGGGGTCATGGGGAGGTGGACTCCACATACTGCCATTCATAGCGGTGGCCCAGGGCGGTGAGGACCTCGTACCCGATGGTGCCCGCGTCGGCGGCCAGCGCGTCGGCCGTCTGGTGCTCCCCGATCAGCTCGAGCCAGTCGCCGGGCTTTGGGCGCTGTCCCTCGGGAATGGCCGACAAATCCACGGTGGTCAGGTCCATGGACACGCGGCCCCGGATGGGACACCGGAAGCCTTTCCAGTACATGGCGCCGCGGTTGCCCAGCGCGCGGAAAACCCCGTCCGCATAACCCGCGGCCACTGTGGCCAGCGGCGTGTCCTGCGGGGCCTGCCACGTGCCGCCATAGCCCACGCGGGCGTCTTTATAGACCTGCCGCACGCGGATTACGGGCACGGCCAGGCGGGCCACGGGCTTCATGGGGTTGGCCTTTTCCGGCACGGGATTCAGACCGTACAGCGCCGCGCCGGGCCGCGCCAGGTCATAATGATACCGGGCGTGGCGGAACAGGCCCGACGAATTGGCCAGGGATTTTTCCGCCGCCGGAAAATGTCTGGCGATGGAGTCGAACACGGTGAACTGGGTCTCGGTCATGGGGTGGTCAGGCTCGTCCGCGCAGGCGAAGTGGCTCATGATTCCAGCCACTGTGATTCCATCCAGTATGGTTTTGTCGGCCAGCAGCCTTTCTGTTTCAATTTTTCCCAAGCCCAGGCGGTTCATGCGGATGTTGAAATTCAGGAACGCGGGCAGTTTTTTGCCGTGTTTGGTACTGAGTTTTTTATAGCCTTCAATTTCTAAAAAACTTCCAATCACGGGAATCAGGTTGTACTCGGCGTACGCATCGGCGCCGCTGCTGTAAAAGCCGTTGAGCACCAGGATCCGCGGAGTTTTAATAGCTTGGCGCAGGGCAATGCCTTCCTCCAGCGAGGAGACGAAAAAGGTTTTACATCCCACCGTGGCCAGCGCCGTACCGATCTCCACCGCGCCCAGGCCATAGGCGTTGGCCTTGACCACCGCGCCCACCTGCACTTTGGGTCCCGCATGGGCTTTCAGCAGCGCGTAGTTACCCCGCACAGCGGACAGGTCGATGGTCAGAATGCCCTGGCTTTTGAGCATGGTGTTCTCCATAGTTTATTTACCCTCAGAGCAGAGACGCAGAGGGCGCAGGGCCTCTGTTTTTTATTGTCATTCTGAAGGAGCGAAAGCGACTGAAGGATCTTTTGCTGCGGGAAAGAAAGATCCTTCGCTGTACTCAGGATGACATTCAATATAACTCTCTGCGTTCTCTGCGGTGAAATCCTTTCTGGAACACTTATGCAAAGCTCTTCCTCATGGTGAGGGACAAATCGGTACTTCATACTCATCTTGCACATTCTGCGCCGTGTGGAAAGTCGCCAGGATCCAGGAGGCAGATCCTGTGGCCACCGACTGGTGCCATGTATTGTCCGGAACGGCGTGCCAGCGGTTTTCAAAAGCCTCGTTGCGGTCTGATCCGTAAGAGTCGGCTTCCCACACGCCGTTACGCAACACCCGGGTTTCTCCGGTACCTTCAATACAGTACAGGAACTGGAAGCTGTTGGGATGCCGTTCCCGCTCCATCTCCAGCCCCGGGCGGAAGGCCGCCATGCGCAGGGTCTGGATAAACGATGGCGGAGCAACGGGCAGGTCCTGCAGAGGCACGGTGACAGCCACCGCCGCTTCGGCAGGATTTTGCTCCAGCAACGCCAGTACTTCCTGGCCGGCCCGGCTCAGGAAAGCTGTAACAGCGGGATCTGCCACAAAACGGTCCAGCTCCCGGATCCGGGGCCGAACGGCCTCTGTAAGAGATCTATTGAGAGTCTGCGCCTGGATCATCGGTACCCCCTCGCTGACAGCAGGTTGTTCTTTTTCAGGAAGGCGTCGATCAGGCCTTCGCGCTGCATGTCTTCCAGCACCGCGTCGATCATGTGCCGGAAATCATGGCTGCCCGGCTTGTAGGCAAAGCGGAACAGCAGTTCTCCCAGCGGTTCTGTCAGCACAGGTTTGATGGCCTTGGGCTGGGCCTTCATGTAGCCGTCCGCAAACAGGGGCGACAGCAGGATAAAATCGGCCTTGCCCGTGATCATGTCCTGGAAGTGTGTTCCCGCCGGCGCGCCCTGCGGGGCCAGCACCATGGTGACTTTTGGCAGTTTCAGGGGGATATAATAGGCCCCGGCCTCGCCGTCGGTTCCCGCAAATCTGTATCCGGGATTGTTCAGGTCGGCATAGCTTTTAATGGCCGACGTATCACGGTCCGCCGGCGTGTAGATCAGCATGTCCTCGGTGAAAATGATGCGGCTGGTGATGGCGTGCTTCAGCTGGGGTGGATAGATCAGCCACGGATGGCAGATGGCGTTAAACCGGTCCTGCGCCAGGTCCAGGTACACCGTGCCCATGTTGGTCATCTCGACCCATTCCACCTTCATCTGCAGACGCCGGGCGATTTCCTTCCAGATATCAATGGTGAGGCCCTTTGGCTCTGCCTTGCCGGTCAGGCCCGGCTCAAAAAACTGGTTAAACACAATCACGCCGCAGCGGATCGTGTTGCTGTCCACCACGCGCCGGTATACGGCGTCTTCAGCCCGGGCGGGCAGGGCGAGGAACAAGATCAGACAGAAAACTGCAAAGATTTTCATGGCGATCTTTCCGGTTGGGAATCGCTATTCAGCAATATCCTGTAACGAACTGCAGGACGATCAAAATACGCAGGATCAGGGCGGGGGATTTCCTCGACCAGATAACCGCCGCACTTTCTGATCGACGTAATGGCTGCTAGGTTGCCATAGGCCGTGATCATGTCAATGGCAGAAAGCCCGGCCTGCCGGGCCAGGGGCTGAATGTGAAGCAGCGCCCAGGTTCCGTATCCTTTGTTTCACTGTACTTGCTCCGCCGTTTCCCTGAACTCCACGGCGTGGAGCGGGCGGGGGGAGAGGTCGACGGGTGCGGGTTCGGGCAGGTCGGTTTCCGTGCCGGCAGTATGTAAATCGCGAAACTTGCGGGCGGTCACCAGAACGCGGCTCTCCAGCGATGACACCGTGCTGTTATAGCTGTCCACGGCCTTGTTCAGGCTGCCGCCCAGCTTTTCCATGTGCTTGCCCATGTCACTCAAACGTTTATACAGCTCGGCTCCCAGGGCGCTGATATCCCGCGCGTTGTCCGCCAGCTTTTCCTGCCGCCAGCCATAGGCCACGGTTTTCAGCAGGGCGATGAGCGTGGTGGGCGTGGCCACCAGGACGCGGTTCTCGGGGCCCAGCTCGATCAGGGCCGGGTCGGCCTCCAGTGCGGCGCTGTAGAAATTCTCGCCAGGCAGAAACAGCACCACGAATTCGGGCGAATGTTCGAACTGGTCCCAATAGGCCTTGAGGCCCAGCGTGCGGACATGTTCCCGCACGTGGCGGGCGTGACGGGCCAGAGCCTCGCGCCGCGCCGTATCGTCGGCTGCGTCCAGAATATCCAGATAGCCGTCCAGCGGGGCCTTGGCGTCCACAACGATAGAGGTGCCGCCAGGCAGCTTCACCACCATATCGGGTCGCAGGCGGCTGTCGCCGGTGCTGACCGAGGCCTGTTCCACAAAATCGCAGTGGTTCAGCATGCCGGCCATTTCCACCACGCGGCGCAGCTGCAGCTCGCCCCACCGGCCGCGGGCCACGGGCGTGCGCAGGGCGCGCACCAGCTGTGACGTCTCGCCGCGCAACGCCTGTTGCGATTCCAGAAGCGAAGTTACCTGCTGGCGCAGACCTTCG
Proteins encoded:
- a CDS encoding DMT family transporter — its product is MTPARKKLLGILLAFLSAVVFGVSPSTARAVYADGGNAILVIVVTTAARALGLCMLCLGLQKPLFRSRTDTRTAMSGGFFQAISLSSVFVALIFLPGPLVIIIMFTHTLMLLFFMAWRGEVRLDALALLTTFAALGGLSLVLDVWHVDQRLNLTGVALSFLAAIAMGSRLYIYGRLTKSRDPAVVGAEAFIFAALFVLLLMFFKAPAYPASTEGWLWLAAGSLSLVLGTIGMFYSIALLGAFNYSLLLKMEPMFTALFAVLLIGEYLSPLQYTGMAIVIASLMAYQYGEHRRKGSLQP
- the alr gene encoding alanine racemase — encoded protein: MLKSQGILTIDLSAVRGNYALLKAHAGPKVQVGAVVKANAYGLGAVEIGTALATVGCKTFFVSSLEEGIALRQAIKTPRILVLNGFYSSGADAYAEYNLIPVIGSFLEIEGYKKLSTKHGKKLPAFLNFNIRMNRLGLGKIETERLLADKTILDGITVAGIMSHFACADEPDHPMTETQFTVFDSIARHFPAAEKSLANSSGLFRHARYHYDLARPGAALYGLNPVPEKANPMKPVARLAVPVIRVRQVYKDARVGYGGTWQAPQDTPLATVAAGYADGVFRALGNRGAMYWKGFRCPIRGRVSMDLTTVDLSAIPEGQRPKPGDWLELIGEHQTADALAADAGTIGYEVLTALGHRYEWQYVESTSP
- a CDS encoding DNA recombination protein RmuC — encoded protein: MIWLASGISLLLGIGIGWMLAYVFGREDGVAAAAAIARLESQLENERRISEEKLAAQNTVFQAMAAEALRQNNQQFLELAKAQLAQTREVAKGEFSQLVSPVRQTLDRMEQQIQGLEKQRVGAYEGLRQQVTSLLESQQALRGETSQLVRALRTPVARGRWGELQLRRVVEMAGMLNHCDFVEQASVSTGDSRLRPDMVVKLPGGTSIVVDAKAPLDGYLDILDAADDTARREALARHARHVREHVRTLGLKAYWDQFEHSPEFVVLFLPGENFYSAALEADPALIELGPENRVLVATPTTLIALLKTVAYGWRQEKLADNARDISALGAELYKRLSDMGKHMEKLGGSLNKAVDSYNSTVSSLESRVLVTARKFRDLHTAGTETDLPEPAPVDLSPRPLHAVEFRETAEQVQ
- a CDS encoding transporter substrate-binding domain-containing protein — protein: MKIFAVFCLILFLALPARAEDAVYRRVVDSNTIRCGVIVFNQFFEPGLTGKAEPKGLTIDIWKEIARRLQMKVEWVEMTNMGTVYLDLAQDRFNAICHPWLIYPPQLKHAITSRIIFTEDMLIYTPADRDTSAIKSYADLNNPGYRFAGTDGEAGAYYIPLKLPKVTMVLAPQGAPAGTHFQDMITGKADFILLSPLFADGYMKAQPKAIKPVLTEPLGELLFRFAYKPGSHDFRHMIDAVLEDMQREGLIDAFLKKNNLLSARGYR